The genomic stretch GAAATCCGGAAAAAGCTCGGACCCAGGACCCGGGCCATCCTCGTCAATTCCCCCTCCAATCCCACCGGAAACCTGCTTTCAGCCGAGCGCATGGAAAAGATTGCAGACCTCGGTCCCTTCATCGTGTCGGACGAGATTTATCACGGCCTGGTTTACGGAGAGCGCGAGCACTCCATCCTCGAATTCACGGACAGGGCCTTTGTTCTGAACGGCTTCTCCAAGACCTTCGCCATGACCGGGTGGCGGCTTGGGTACGTCATCGCCCCGGGAGAATTCGTGCGTCCTCTCCAGAAGATCCAGCAGAATTTCTTTATCTCCGCGGGGAGTGTATCCCAATGGGCAGGTGTGGCGGCCCTGCGGGACGCCGGCCCGGACGTAGAGAAGATGAGAGCCCTGTATGATAAGCGCAGGCGGTATATGATCAAGAGATTAAGGGAGCTTGGTTTCGGCCTGAAAGTGGAGCCCGCCGGCGCCTTTTACGTACTGGCAAATGCCAAACACCTGTCTGAGAACTCCTACGAGCTGGCCTTCGAGATCTTGGAAAGGGCCGGTGTGGGGGTGAGCCCGGGAATCGATTTCGGGCATAACGGAGAGGGATACCTCCGTTTCTCCTACGCCAATTCCTTGGACAATATCAAGGAGGGCCTGGACCGCATCGAGGCCTACCTTGAATCCCGCTAGATGAGGGTTGAATTTTTAAAGAGCGCCTTTCGTGAAGAACATTACCCTCCGCCGGACCGCCCGGAAGTGGCCTTCGCCGGGCGCTCCAATGTGGGGAAGTCTTCCCTTCTTAACGTTCTGGTCAATCGCAGGAAGTTGGCCCGTACCAGCTCCACGCCCGGGCGGACCCGGGCCCTTAATTTTTTCAACGTGGAAAACCGCCTCTACTTGGTGGACCTCCCCGGTTATGGGTATGCCCGGGTGCCCTTGAGGGTCAAGGCCTCATGGCGCGAGATGGTAGAGACCTATCTGAGAGGGAGGGAAAATCTGAGGGCCGTGGTTCTCATCCTGGATATCCGTAGGGATCCCGGACAGGAGGAGATCCAGCTCCTTCAATGGTTGGATCACTACAGGATTCCCTCTATCCTGGTGCTCACAAAGGCGGACAAGATCTCCCGGAACCAAGCGGCGGGGCGGGCGTCAAAGGTTGGATCGGCCTTGAAGGGGCTTATATCGTCCCATCCGGTTATCTTTTCCGCAAGGACGAAGGAGGGGAGGGGGGATCTGGGTGAGAGGATCAACCGGCTCACGAATCTCGACCTTTTTCGAGACCATAAGCTTTGATCTTTCTGTGGAGATTGCTTCTTTCCACACCGATGGCCTCCGCGGTCTGGGAGATGTTTCCATTGAACTCCCTGAGTTTCTTTTCAAGGAAGGCCTTTTCGAAGCGCATCTTGGCCTCTTTGAAAGTAGCCGCATCCAGCCCCCGTTCAAACCCGTCTTCGCCCTCGGATTGCCGATTGAAGGGTGGAGGAATGTCCTTGGCCTGGATGACCCGATCCGGGGTCATGATCACGAGCCTTTCCACCAGGTTCCGGAGTTCCCTGACGTTTCCAGGCCAATGATATTTTTTGAGGATTTCGAGGGCCTCCCCGGAGAAGACTTTTCCCTTCAGGTTGGTATTCCTGGCGATCTCCGCCAGGAATTCCTCCACCAGTTGGGGGATGTCTTCAACCCTCTCCCTGAGGGGCGGCACCTTGATGGGGATTACGTTGAGGCGGAAGTAAAGGTCCTCCCGGAAATTTCCTTTCTCGATTTCCGCTTCGAGATCCTTGTTGGTCGCCGCGATCACCCGGACGTCCACGTGGATGGTTCTGGAACCTCCCACCCTTTCGAATTTCTGCTCCTGGAGGATCCGGAGGGTCTTGGACTGGGCCTTGAGGCTCATGTCCCCGATTTCATCCAGGAACAGGGTTCCCTCGTGGGCAAGGTCAAACTTGCCCTTTTTCATGGCACCCGCCCCCGTGAAGGCCCCCTTTTCATGGCCGAAGAGTTCGCTTTCGATCAGTTCTTCCGGGATGGCGGCACAGTTGACCTCCACCATGGGCTTCCGGCTGCGCTTGCTGAGCCTGTGGATGGTGTGGGCCACCAATTCTTTCCCCGTACCGTTTTCCCCCGAGATCAGGACCCACGCATCCGTAGGAGCCACGATTTGGATCTGCTCCTTGAGTTTGCGGATAGCCTCGCTTTCCCCGGTGATCCGGTACCTGTTCTTGTCTCTTTCTTTGAGAAGGGAAATCTCCTCCTCCAGACGATAGTAGTCCAGAGCATTGTTGATTGACAGGAGGACCTTGTCCAGGGAGAGGGGCTTTTCGATGAAGTCGTAAGCCCCCAGCTTTGTGGCCTTGACCGCGGTTTCGATGTTGCCGTGACCGGACATCATGACCACCTGGAGATGGGGGTGCAGTTTCTTGATCCTGACCAGGGTCTGGATCCCGTCCATGTCCGGCATCCAGATATCCAGAAGGACCAGGTCCGGGAGGACTTCTTCGATCCTTTCCAGGGCCTCCTCTCCGCTCGAGGCCCGGATCACATCGAAACCTTCGTCTACCAGGATGCCCTCGAGGGACTGGAGGATACTCTCTTCATCATCAACGATCAGGATGGTTCGCGCCATAAGAGATACCCGCGATTGTCTTTCATCCCATCATTTCAAAGGCGATTTCAGCGGTTCTCCGGGAAGGAGAGCCTCTGCCGAGTTTCTGGCGGAGGGCCTGTAATTCTTTTATCATATTTTTCCTGGCCTCGCCATGTTCGAGGAGGGGTAATGCTGCGCGGGCGAGGTTGTGGGGCGTGACTTCACCTTGGAGGAGTTCCGGGACAAAGGGGGCGTCGGCCACGAGGTTCACCAGACCCACGTGGGACACCCGGACCACCCGCTTGGCAAGCCGGAAACTCAAGGGGGAAACTCGGTAGACAATGATCATGGGAACCCCGAGAAGGCCTGCCTCCAGGGTGGCCGTCCCTGAGGCCACCAGGGCCAGATCGCTGGCCGCCAGCACACGATAGGCCTGGCCCCGGAGGAGACGGATGTCCAGGGAAGCCGTCTGGGCCATGTCCCGGAGCCGGTCGAAGGAGACCGTTGAGGCCACGGGGAGAAGGCATTTCAGGCGGGGATAGAGGCCGGAGAGGATCCGGGCCGCCCCTGCCATGGGGGGAAAGAGGTTCATGACCTCTTCGCTCCTGCTTCCGGGCAGGAGCCCCAGCACAGGATCGGCCCCTTCCAGGCCCAACTCCCGTCGCACCGATTCCTTTTCCATTTTTTCCGGCACAGCGTCCAGGAGGGGATGCCCGACGTATTCCACCCGGACACCTCTTTTCCGGTAAAAGTCTTCCTCGAAGGGAAGAATCACCGCCATCCGATCCACCCTTCGGGCTATTTTTCGAACGCGGCCGCTTCTCCAGGCCCAGATCTGGGGGCTGATATAGTAAAGGACCGGGACCCCCACCCGCTTCGCCGTGCGGGCCAGGTTGATGTTGAAGTCCGGGTAATCTATGAGGATAAGGAGGTTGGGTTTGCGGCGCTTCAGAATAGACTTCAAGACCCTGGAGGCCTTGTAGATGAGCCGGGCCCGGCTGAAGACCTCCGTGATCCCCACGACGGCCATCTCAGAGGATGAAAAGAGAATTCGAACCCCTGCCCGGGCCATTTCCCTGCCGCCGATCCCCCAGAAACAGAGGCTGGGATCGGCGGAACTCATGGCCCGCACCAAGTTGGCCCCGTGAAGATCCGCCGAGGCCTCCCCCGCTACGATCAAGACGAGTCTCGAATCCCCGGGCTCAGCCCAGGGCCTGGAAGTTTTTGGATCCTCTTTCGATCTGTTCATTGATGGCAAGCGCGGCGTCCAGGGCCCTGAGACCGTCTCTGCCGGAAACCACGGGGGGTGTCCCTCGGGCCACGGCATCCACAAAGGCACGGATCTGGTCGGCAAGGGGGTCGCTTTCGGGGTACCGCCATTTTTCCGTGGAGATCCGTGGAGGGCACGGGTCCTCCCCCACGGTGTTCCCGTCCAGCCGAGTCATGCTGAGTTCCCGCTTCAGGCAATCCACAGACAGATAGGTGTCGGGCTGAAAGATCCGTATCTTTCTCAATGCCTTGTTGGAAACCCTGCTGGCGGTAAGGTTGGCGGCAGTTCCGTTTTCAAAGATAATCCGTACATTGGCGATGTCAGTCTTTTCGGTCAAGACCGTCATCCCTACGGCATGGAGCTCCCTGATCTCGGAGCCCACGGAGTGGAAGATGATGTCCAGGTCGTGGATCATGAGATCGAGGACCACGTCGACGTCGGTTCCCCTGCTCGTGAAAGGGCTCAGCCGGTGAGATTCGATGAAAACAGGCCGGTTGAGCAGGGTTTCCATCCTTCGGACGGCCGGGTTGAATCTCTCCACATGCCCCACCTGGAGGACAAGGCCTTTTTCCGAGGCCAAGGCGATAAGACGCCGCGCCTGGTCGGAAAGGCAGGTGATGGGTTTTTCCACGAGAAGGTGGACGCCCCGGGAAAGGATGTCCATTGAAAGAGCATAGTGGTCCTCCGTGGGCACGGCAAGACTCACGCAATCGACCATTTCCAGTAGATCATCGTGCCTTTCGAAGGTTCGGGTTCCGTAACGGCGTGCGATGCTCTCCGCCCGTTCCCGGTCGATGTCCATCACGCCCACCAGATCCACCTCGGGCATGGCTTCGTATTTCTGGACATGATACTGCCCCAGGTGACCCACACCGATCACGCCGGCCCGTATTTTTTGCTTGGAATTCAATGAATCGGTATCCTGTTTCATGCTCGAGAAAGATTGCTTCTAAAAGCCCCCGGAAAGTAACCGGGGATAGGATGAAATATCCGGCACAGGGAATACCCAGGCCCGGAGAGGAGATGGGGAGAAATCACCGGGAGATGATTGAAATCCCATTCTCCTCCGCAAATGCCACGGCCTCCTGCTTGTCGAAGAGCAGGGTCTTTCCTGCCTCCACGGCGAGGACAGATGCCCGTACTTCCGCCATGGTTTTCAGGGTCTCCAATCCCACGCTGGGCACGTCGAATCTCAGGTCCTGATTCGGCTTGCTGGCCTTTACCACCACCGCGCCTTCCCGTGCTATTCTTCCACCCCGGCGGATGGTTTCATTCGTTCCTTCCAGGGCCTCCAGGGCCAGGACGGTCCTGTCTTTCACCACAACACACTGGCCGATGTCCAGCCGTCCGAGTTCCTTGGCGATCCGCCATCCGAATTCGACGTCTTCCTTTTCCTTCCTGGAGGGTTTCCTCCTGGTAAGGCAGCCCTGGGGGGCCAGGAGGTCAGGGAGACAAAAGGTGGAAGGGAGGACCTCGATTCCCTGGGAGGCGAGTTCATCCGCCACTGCCCGAAGGATGCCGTCATCGTGAAAGACGGCCAACCGGGACATGAGGGCCAGACCCTTCAGGTCTGGTCGGATGCCGCTGAACATCCGTCGCTTGGTGATGGTGCCGGCCATAAGAACCTTCCGGACCCCCTGCTTTTTCAACTCCTTGATCAGGCGGCCCAGTTGCCCCAGTTGAATCCAGGAGATGGCGTCCACCTTCTCTTCAAGGGCGGGATCGGTCTCATCAAGGTGCGCCACGGCAACGACCCGGTACCCTTGGGCCTTGGCGGCCTCTGCGATCATCCGGGGGAACTTGCCGCCCCCGGCAATGAGTCCGATGCTTTCTTTTCCTTCATCCATACGGCGATGTCAGGGGCCTCCTTGCCCCGTTGTCAGGGCGCCGGTTGGCATCATTGGCATAGTCGGGGTCCGGGAGGGACCAACTACCTGAGTATGCCCCGTTTGGATCCGTTGAAGAAGGCCAGCAGGGTTTCGAGTTCAGGGAAGGGTTCGATTTCCCGTTTGACCTGGTTGATTCCCTCGCTGAACCGCCTGTTGTCCCGCCAGATGATCCTGTAAGCCTTTTTAAGTCCGTCAATGACCTCCTCAGGAAAGCCTTGGCGGGCCAGACCTCTTCGATTGATACCATAGAGCTTGGCCCTGGGACCGGCAGTCATCATGAAGGGCGGCACGTCCCGGTCCACGCCCGATTTGGCCCCCAGGAAGGCGTATTCCCCGATCCTGACGAACTGGTGAACCGCCACGAGTCCTCCCAGGATTGCATGATCCCCCACCGTGATGTGCCCCCCTAGGGTGGCCACATTGGACATGATTATACGGTTCCCAAGGACACAGTCATGGGCGATGTGGGCATAGGCCATGATGTAGTTTTGGTTCCCGATCACCGTTTCCCAGTTCTGCTTCGTGGTGGCCCTGTTGATGGTCGTGTATTCACGGATGATGTTATCGTTTCCGATGATCAGCCGGGTCGCCTCCCCCTTGTACCCTATGTCCTGGGGGGGAGACCCGATGGAGACAAAGGGGTAGATTCGGTTTCGTTCCCCTATGGTAGTGTGACCCTCAATGGAAACATGGGGACCGATCACCGTGTCCCGGCCGATGGTCACGTTGTCACCTATAATACTGTAAGGGCCGACTTCGACCCCTTCTGATAGTTCGGCCCGCGGACTGACCACGGCCGAAGGGTGAATATTCATGATGTTGATCTCCTGAAGGATAGTTATCCGATGGTGGCTACGAGTTGGGCCTCCGCGGCCAGTTTGCCGTCCACCAAGGCCTTACCGCTCATCTTCCAGACCCGGGATCCGGTCCTGAGGGCGATCAGCTCGAAAACGATCTGATCGCCCGGGACCACGGGCCTTCGGAATTTGACTTTGTCAAGGGACATGAAGTAGATGGCATCCCATCCGTCCATCTCAACAGTGTCCCGTACGGTGAGGCGGGCAAGTACTCCTCCTACCTGGGCCATGGCCTCGATGATAAGCACGCCGGGCATGATGGGTTTGCCGGGAAAATGTCCCTGGAAAAATGGTTCGTTGGCTGTGACGTTCTTGATCCCCACGACTCTCTTCCCCGGTTCCAATTCGGTGATCCGGTCCACCAGAAGAAAGGGGTAGCGGTGGGGCAGAATTTTCACGATGTCTTCATATTGCAATGGAAGTTCCATCGGGTTCTCCGTCTCTTACCGAAATCTTTACAAAACACCAAACTTTGCCTAACTCCAGGGCCTGCCTGTGCGATGAATCGGTCTGCATTCTATGTGCAGGCAGGCGCAAACTGGTCAGACTCAAACCAAAGACCCGCCCGAAAGATGGGAGTAGTCGCCTCGCGCGGGCAAATTCCAGTCCTCGAAATACTGCAATGTATGGATGCCTGTCCCGCTTCCCATCCTGAGGGGGGCGGGATTGTTCCCCCGGTTCGGGTTGTGAAGGGACCTTGATACAATTATCCAGCTAAACGCCTTTCTAGGTCCTGGATCTTTTTTTCCATGGCCCTGACCCGCTCCTGGAGTTCAGGTAGGCGGGTAATCAGGCCCCTGGTTTTCAACCACAATTTGTGGGGCATGGTGGGAGTGCCCGTGACGATTTTCCCCTCTGGAACGGACTTGGCGACCCCGGATTGGGGCCCGATAACAGCCCGGTCGCCTATTTCAAGGTGATCACCGATTCCAACCTGGCCAGCTATGATCACCTGTCTGCCGATTCGGACACTGCCGGATACGCCCGTTTGGGCCACAATGATCGTATCTTCACCTATGACCACATTGTGGGCGATATGAACGAGATTGTCCGTCTTGACTCCCCGTTGGATCCAGGTTTTTCCCAGGGCCGCCCGGTCGATGGTGTTGTTGGCCCCGATTTCCACATCGTCATCGATCTGCACGATGCCGAGTTGGGGAATTTTGACGTGGACGGATTCGTCACGCACGTAACCGAAACCATCACTGCCGATCACCGTCCCGGCATGGATGATCACGTTTTTCCCGATCCTGCAATCGTTCAAAACCGATACATTGGGGTAAAGTAAACTCCTGTCTCCGATCCGGACGCGATCACCCACAAATACTCCGGGAAAAAGAACGGCCTCATCGCCGATTTCGCTCTCCTTCCCCACGTAAACCTGGGGGTAGATGCGGACGTCTTTCCCAATCCGGCAGCTTTTATGGACAAAGGCTTCCCTGCTGATGCCGGCCTGCCGTGAGAAAGGAGAAGGGGCGAAGAGTGCCGCCACCCTTGCAAAGGCCAGGACGGGATTGGGAACCAGGATTTGGGGACCCTTGAATTGTTCGTTTTCCTGGTTTACCAGCAGGGCCCCGGCCGAGGTTTTTTCAAGGGCCGACCTGTACCTGGGATCGACGAAAAAGGCGATGTCTTTCCCGGTCGCCCGCTCAAGGGAATTTACGCCCTCAATGACGATACGCCCTTCACCGATAAGCCGCCCTCCAATGAGGGCGGCGATGTTTTCGAGTGTGTAACCCAAAACGTTTCCTCCAGGCCCCGGGACTACTCAATGGGACGGAAGATCCGGGAACTCAGTTTCTCGTCTTCTGCTTTGAGACACCTTCAGGGATTTTCCCTATCGTAGATCTTCACGACTTGGTCCGTTATGTCAAGGGCCTGGTCGAAATACATCAGTCCTGGAGTCCGCTTTTCGATGATCAGGGAGTATCCTCCGTTTTTCCCGATTCTTTTTACGATTTTTTCGAGGTTTCGCATGACCTTTTTTGTGGCCTCCCTATCCAGGACCTTCATCTCCATGGTGAAATCCTCATAAAGGTATTTCACGTAACGCCTCTTCTTGTCCAGTTCAAGCCTCTTGTCTTCCTGGGCGTCCAAGCTCAGCATGAGTTTCTGCTTCTCAAATTCCTGTTCAAGCTTCTTTAGGGCCTTTTGTTCCTGGTCCAGCTTGGCCTGCATTGCATTGTGCTTTTTTTGCATTGCCGAGCGTATCTTCTGGAAAGAAACGGATTTTCGCTTGAAGACGTCCATGTCAATGACGGCTATCTTGGTGCCGGCCGCCAAGGCGTTCGTTGAGAAGAACAAAAAAATGGCGAAAATCAAAATCCACCTGCCGCTGAGTTTCATATGCCCTCCTTTTCATGCTGAATCTTTTTCAGAGCTTTTCCCGATCGGTGCTGATTGCGGGAAAATCATCAGAAGAGCCCCCCGATCATGAACTCCAGGTTGCCCGTGGGCTCGTCCTTCTTAGGCCCGATGACCCATCCGTATTCGATGCGGATCGGCCCAACAGGCGAATACCAGCGGATCCCGGTCCCGAAGGATTTTTTTAGACCGCCGAAGGAGAATCCTTCCCCTGAACCGAAGACGTTTCCTGCATCCACAAAGACAAGTCCAACGACCCCCTGCTTCTTGGCCACGGGAAAGCGGTACTCAAAGTTGTAAACCATCATCTTCTCTCCCCCGATGCGATCCCCGGTGGCCGGGTCCTTGGGAGAGATGTTTTGATAATCGAACCCCCTGACAGTGTTGATCCCCCCGATAAAGTACTTCTGGTAGATGGGAAGTATCCCCCCGGATCTGCTCTGAATATAGCCCCACCGCCCCCGGGCCATGAAAACGGTCTCCCAGGGGAGGGGGAAGTACCATTCGGTCTTGAATTCGTAACGGTTAAAGTAGACATCTCCTCCCAGGATCCCGCCGGCATACTCGAAGTAAAGGGAGTTTTTGGACCCGGATGTCGTGTTCCAGGGCCTGTCTGTAGAGTCCCGTATGATCCCAAGCCGAATGGAACTCGTGACATGGTTGCCCACCATCTCACGGATGGCAAGGGCGGCCGTGTCGGCTACGTCTGAAATATCCGCATTGTCGTAAGAGTACCTGACAAGCCCTGTCGTGTACTCGTCAAGCCCCAGAGGAAACTTGAATTGCAGTGCCCCACCGGTGCTGTCCTTGGTGTAGTCGCGGTACTCCCGTTTCCAGTTGAATGCATCTATACCCATGCTGAGGCGCCTGTCGAAGAGCCA from Deltaproteobacteria bacterium encodes the following:
- a CDS encoding pyridoxal phosphate-dependent aminotransferase encodes the protein MGRIAERAAKIPPFIVMEVLERAHELEREGRRIIHLEIGEPDSPTPSCICEAAAKAIREGRTHYTHSLGIIELREGISRHYEEKYGVKVHPDQVVVTSGTSPALFMIFSVLLESEDEIIISNPHYPCYPNFARFIGANPVSVNVHEEEGFQYRPEEIRKKLGPRTRAILVNSPSNPTGNLLSAERMEKIADLGPFIVSDEIYHGLVYGEREHSILEFTDRAFVLNGFSKTFAMTGWRLGYVIAPGEFVRPLQKIQQNFFISAGSVSQWAGVAALRDAGPDVEKMRALYDKRRRYMIKRLRELGFGLKVEPAGAFYVLANAKHLSENSYELAFEILERAGVGVSPGIDFGHNGEGYLRFSYANSLDNIKEGLDRIEAYLESR
- a CDS encoding YihA family ribosome biogenesis GTP-binding protein, which encodes MRVEFLKSAFREEHYPPPDRPEVAFAGRSNVGKSSLLNVLVNRRKLARTSSTPGRTRALNFFNVENRLYLVDLPGYGYARVPLRVKASWREMVETYLRGRENLRAVVLILDIRRDPGQEEIQLLQWLDHYRIPSILVLTKADKISRNQAAGRASKVGSALKGLISSHPVIFSARTKEGRGDLGERINRLTNLDLFRDHKL
- a CDS encoding sigma-54-dependent Fis family transcriptional regulator, coding for MARTILIVDDEESILQSLEGILVDEGFDVIRASSGEEALERIEEVLPDLVLLDIWMPDMDGIQTLVRIKKLHPHLQVVMMSGHGNIETAVKATKLGAYDFIEKPLSLDKVLLSINNALDYYRLEEEISLLKERDKNRYRITGESEAIRKLKEQIQIVAPTDAWVLISGENGTGKELVAHTIHRLSKRSRKPMVEVNCAAIPEELIESELFGHEKGAFTGAGAMKKGKFDLAHEGTLFLDEIGDMSLKAQSKTLRILQEQKFERVGGSRTIHVDVRVIAATNKDLEAEIEKGNFREDLYFRLNVIPIKVPPLRERVEDIPQLVEEFLAEIARNTNLKGKVFSGEALEILKKYHWPGNVRELRNLVERLVIMTPDRVIQAKDIPPPFNRQSEGEDGFERGLDAATFKEAKMRFEKAFLEKKLREFNGNISQTAEAIGVERSNLHRKIKAYGLEKGRDS
- the lpxB gene encoding lipid-A-disaccharide synthase encodes the protein MNRSKEDPKTSRPWAEPGDSRLVLIVAGEASADLHGANLVRAMSSADPSLCFWGIGGREMARAGVRILFSSSEMAVVGITEVFSRARLIYKASRVLKSILKRRKPNLLILIDYPDFNINLARTAKRVGVPVLYYISPQIWAWRSGRVRKIARRVDRMAVILPFEEDFYRKRGVRVEYVGHPLLDAVPEKMEKESVRRELGLEGADPVLGLLPGSRSEEVMNLFPPMAGAARILSGLYPRLKCLLPVASTVSFDRLRDMAQTASLDIRLLRGQAYRVLAASDLALVASGTATLEAGLLGVPMIIVYRVSPLSFRLAKRVVRVSHVGLVNLVADAPFVPELLQGEVTPHNLARAALPLLEHGEARKNMIKELQALRQKLGRGSPSRRTAEIAFEMMG
- a CDS encoding Gfo/Idh/MocA family oxidoreductase is translated as MKQDTDSLNSKQKIRAGVIGVGHLGQYHVQKYEAMPEVDLVGVMDIDRERAESIARRYGTRTFERHDDLLEMVDCVSLAVPTEDHYALSMDILSRGVHLLVEKPITCLSDQARRLIALASEKGLVLQVGHVERFNPAVRRMETLLNRPVFIESHRLSPFTSRGTDVDVVLDLMIHDLDIIFHSVGSEIRELHAVGMTVLTEKTDIANVRIIFENGTAANLTASRVSNKALRKIRIFQPDTYLSVDCLKRELSMTRLDGNTVGEDPCPPRISTEKWRYPESDPLADQIRAFVDAVARGTPPVVSGRDGLRALDAALAINEQIERGSKNFQALG
- the lpxI gene encoding UDP-2,3-diacylglucosamine diphosphatase LpxI (LpxI, functionally equivalent to LpxH, replaces it in LPS biosynthesis in a minority of bacteria.); its protein translation is MDEGKESIGLIAGGGKFPRMIAEAAKAQGYRVVAVAHLDETDPALEEKVDAISWIQLGQLGRLIKELKKQGVRKVLMAGTITKRRMFSGIRPDLKGLALMSRLAVFHDDGILRAVADELASQGIEVLPSTFCLPDLLAPQGCLTRRKPSRKEKEDVEFGWRIAKELGRLDIGQCVVVKDRTVLALEALEGTNETIRRGGRIAREGAVVVKASKPNQDLRFDVPSVGLETLKTMAEVRASVLAVEAGKTLLFDKQEAVAFAEENGISIISR
- the lpxA gene encoding acyl-ACP--UDP-N-acetylglucosamine O-acyltransferase — translated: MNIHPSAVVSPRAELSEGVEVGPYSIIGDNVTIGRDTVIGPHVSIEGHTTIGERNRIYPFVSIGSPPQDIGYKGEATRLIIGNDNIIREYTTINRATTKQNWETVIGNQNYIMAYAHIAHDCVLGNRIIMSNVATLGGHITVGDHAILGGLVAVHQFVRIGEYAFLGAKSGVDRDVPPFMMTAGPRAKLYGINRRGLARQGFPEEVIDGLKKAYRIIWRDNRRFSEGINQVKREIEPFPELETLLAFFNGSKRGILR
- the fabZ gene encoding 3-hydroxyacyl-ACP dehydratase FabZ; protein product: MELPLQYEDIVKILPHRYPFLLVDRITELEPGKRVVGIKNVTANEPFFQGHFPGKPIMPGVLIIEAMAQVGGVLARLTVRDTVEMDGWDAIYFMSLDKVKFRRPVVPGDQIVFELIALRTGSRVWKMSGKALVDGKLAAEAQLVATIG
- the lpxD gene encoding UDP-3-O-(3-hydroxymyristoyl)glucosamine N-acyltransferase — translated: MGYTLENIAALIGGRLIGEGRIVIEGVNSLERATGKDIAFFVDPRYRSALEKTSAGALLVNQENEQFKGPQILVPNPVLAFARVAALFAPSPFSRQAGISREAFVHKSCRIGKDVRIYPQVYVGKESEIGDEAVLFPGVFVGDRVRIGDRSLLYPNVSVLNDCRIGKNVIIHAGTVIGSDGFGYVRDESVHVKIPQLGIVQIDDDVEIGANNTIDRAALGKTWIQRGVKTDNLVHIAHNVVIGEDTIIVAQTGVSGSVRIGRQVIIAGQVGIGDHLEIGDRAVIGPQSGVAKSVPEGKIVTGTPTMPHKLWLKTRGLITRLPELQERVRAMEKKIQDLERRLAG
- a CDS encoding OmpH family outer membrane protein, which gives rise to MKLSGRWILIFAIFLFFSTNALAAGTKIAVIDMDVFKRKSVSFQKIRSAMQKKHNAMQAKLDQEQKALKKLEQEFEKQKLMLSLDAQEDKRLELDKKRRYVKYLYEDFTMEMKVLDREATKKVMRNLEKIVKRIGKNGGYSLIIEKRTPGLMYFDQALDITDQVVKIYDRENP